The stretch of DNA TGGCTACTTCCGCAAGTGCTTGCACTTCTCCTTGATTTGTGTGGATCTAAACGCAATCGCAAAAAGCATACAATCGTAGGTGGTTTTTGTACAAACAAGTACAATGAAGTAGAAAAAGATGCATTAAAATAGGAAAGCGAAactgtgaaaaatatattagtttcATCCATTTCATTGAATATtgatctgtattttttttaattgaagataaaatcaagaaattaaaatgttgcgGTATTCGCATCTAAATTGTTGATGCGTGTTCGCCGAATACTCTTCCAACAGCGCACGATTAGTACATCTGTGCTGATTTATTGAATTTCCGAAACTTTTAAACAACTTTAAGATCTTAAGCTCTAAATATTTCTGCAGAAAACTTACAGTAGCGACTCCTTGTACTTGGGCTGTTGTGCCATCTGGTAACGTAATAATTGGAGTGTTGGGATCCACTTGTATGATAGAAACTGTACCGTCGGGATTGGTTATTGTCTGCAATACAGTCGTCGGGTACTGGGCTGTCATCtgcgaaaattaaattgtaaattagatAAAGAATTCAGCGTTACAGCTGTATTCCAAAACTCTTGTAAAGTGTCGACAGATTCGggaaaaataagattataaaagTTACATTCTAATCTACTCTGAGTAGCTTTGAGCAGTAACGCTATCTcgatttttagaaatttagaattttgaaataaactcTGAATTAAAGAATGTTGCGAAATCCACCATACTATTAACACATACTATTAACACAATTCCaacagtttaataaaattgaaaattgaaaataaatctctCCTGATATTCCAAAATATGCTTTAACACATTTCAGCGACTTTTATTTAACCGTAAGATCTAACAAGTGTAATAACAGAGAAAGGAAAACCAACTCAAATAAGGGAAACCAAACATCAACAGAAACGCGACCCTTTTCATGCACGCTTCAGATTGTCCTGATCCATTCCGTATAGGAACAACGTAATAAAATCAGATTTCGGGAGATTTGAGATCCGTGACGAGAAGGAAGACGTAAACAAATTCTTTAGTATTCCAATAGTCTAAAATCAATCACAAAATGGACCCCCATGCAATCTTtctccactcttaaaaaaatatatattttgattcgGATTTCACTACTTGATAATAGACTCTATCCACTCCCACCTGAGTGGCAGTGGCAAGAGCTGTGGGAGACGCGGCAATGATTTGTGCTGGCGAAGAGTTTCCCTTAGATGAATCCGTGCTGTTGAGGCGCACGACTCCCACCGTCTGTTGCTGTTGCGACTGCCCCCCGCTCTGCCCTTGACTCGACGAGTGCGACTGATGCGACGAGGAATGAGACGTCGATTGTTGTATCAGGACGTTAGATTTATCATCTTCTTCGCTAAACGCCGGCAGAAGATCTTCCCTTCCGTggaatttataacaatttattacaatttgccGTAGCGCGTGAGTCCACGAGatctgaaattaattgaagcACGATGTTTTAGAATCGCCCAACTTCCATCGCAGAGTTCTTTGGTAGATTGTTCCATGGAGAAATCTATCTATATATGACGTAACaagaaatataacaaatttacttCTCAAAACAGATTTAAggaactttaattttttaaattagagaaTTCACTGAATCTTCTTTTGATGAAGGATgaaatattcgataaaaataaaaggcggaagagagagagagagagagagaaactttTTGATCAACccgacaaaataaatttagttaaagGTACCTTAGCATCGAGTTAGAGCGACATGGTACGGCAAAgattggaataattttttttacatacctTCTGCTTTTCATCTTCGGACCGCGCGTCCATTCGAACGTTAGCCCAAGGCAATTCCTTGGGCCACCAAGGAGGTCGCGTGCTGTCTCTTCCCCAACCAGGTTTGCCCCGCCCAGTGGAGTACTTCAGCATGAGCGGAATAAACGCCCTGAGTTGTGCCTGCGTCATTTTCTCCACCGGCGTCGGTATACCGTCGATTATCAACGGCGGTAATTCGTATAACGATGGATCGTCCTGCACGGGCGGTGGCGCTTGTTGTGCAAGCGCACTCTCCAGCTCTTCCATGATGACGGATTTCAGATTTTTAACTACATCCTCCAGCGGCTTCGCGCCGAAGACTTTGTAACTGCTATTTGGTTTACCAGGTGTGGCAACTAATACGACTGC from Linepithema humile isolate Giens D197 chromosome 2, Lhum_UNIL_v1.0, whole genome shotgun sequence encodes:
- the ewg gene encoding DNA-binding protein Ewg isoform X4, with amino-acid sequence MVSLPNAESGTMDRISDDDEDEPSSGSETYEEGDLLSAAMDDDVTAQLAAAGPVGVAAAAAIVSAKKRKRPHSFETNPSIRKRQQNRLLRKLRQTIDEFATRVGQQAVVLVATPGKPNSSYKVFGAKPLEDVVKNLKSVIMEELESALAQQAPPPVQDDPSLYELPPLIIDGIPTPVEKMTQAQLRAFIPLMLKYSTGRGKPGWGRDSTRPPWWPKELPWANVRMDARSEDEKQKISWTHALRQIVINCYKFHGREDLLPAFSEEDDKSNVLIQQSTSHSSSHQSHSSSQGQSGGQSQQQQTVGVVRLNSTDSSKGNSSPAQIIAASPTALATATQMTAQYPTTVLQTITNPDGTVSIIQVDPNTPIITLPDGTTAQVQGVATIHTNQGEVQALAEVASSTDGASVAVDLNSVTEATLGQDGQIILTGEDGHGYPVSVSGVITVPVSASMYQTMVANIQSDGTMQVVTPMVQVPKVEPGNGDTIEAVTIQGHPMTMINAAGEHQVLQVISLKDANVLTKAMQAEVKDEDSQQQQTVSSPE
- the ewg gene encoding DNA-binding protein Ewg isoform X6 produces the protein MVSLPNAESGTMDRISDDDEDEPSSGSETYEEGDLLSAAMDDDVTAQLAAAGPVGVAAAAAIVSAKKRKRPHSFETNPSIRKRQQNRLLRKLRQTIDEFATRVGQQAVVLVATPGKPNSSYKVFGAKPLEDVVKNLKSVIMEELESALAQQAPPPVQDDPSLYELPPLIIDGIPTPVEKMTQAQLRAFIPLMLKYSTGRGKPGWGRDSTRPPWWPKELPWANVRMDARSEDEKQKISWTHALRQIVINCYKFHGREDLLPAFSEEDDKSNVLIQQSTSHSSSHQSHSSSQGQSGGQSQQQQTMTAQYPTTVLQTITNPDGTVSIIQVDPNTPIITLPDGTTAQVQGVATIHTNQGEVQALAEVASSTDGASVAVDLNSVTEATLGQDGQIILTGEDGHGYPVSVSGVITVPVSASMYQTMVANIQSDGTMQVVTPMVQVPKVEPGNGDTIEAVTIQGHPMTMINAAGEHQVLQVISLKDANVLTKAMQAEVKDEDSQQQQTVSSPE
- the ewg gene encoding DNA-binding protein Ewg isoform X2, producing MVSLPNAESGTMDRISDDDEDEPSSGSETYEEGDLLSAAMDDDVTAQLAAAGPVGVAAAAAIVSAKKRKRPHSFETNPSIRKRQQNRLLRKLRVSEMHNKLVRTFIQTIDEFATRVGQQAVVLVATPGKPNSSYKVFGAKPLEDVVKNLKSVIMEELESALAQQAPPPVQDDPSLYELPPLIIDGIPTPVEKMTQAQLRAFIPLMLKYSTGRGKPGWGRDSTRPPWWPKELPWANVRMDARSEDEKQKISWTHALRQIVINCYKFHGREDLLPAFSEEDDKSNVLIQQSTSHSSSHQSHSSSQGQSGGQSQQQQTVGVVRLNSTDSSKGNSSPAQIIAASPTALATATQMTAQYPTTVLQTITNPDGTVSIIQVDPNTPIITLPDGTTAQVQGVATIHTNQGEVQALAEVASSTDGASVAVDLNSVTEATLGQDGQIILTGEDGHGYPVSVSGVITVPVSASMYQTMVANIQSDGTMQVVTPMVQVPKVEPGNGDTIEAVTIQGHPMTMINAAGEHQVLQVISLKDANVLTKAMQAEVKDEDSQQQQTVSSPE
- the ewg gene encoding DNA-binding protein Ewg isoform X1 encodes the protein MVSLPNAESGTMDRISDDDEDEPSSGSETYEEGDLLSAAMDDDVTAQLAAAGPVGVAAAAAIVSAKKRKRPHSFETNPSIRKRQQNRLLRKLRVSEMHNKLVRTFIQTIDEFATRVGQQAVVLVATPGKPNSSYKVFGAKPLEDVVKNLKSVIMEELESALAQQAPPPVQDDPSLYELPPLIIDGIPTPVEKMTQAQLRAFIPLMLKYSTGRGKPGWGRDSTRPPWWPKELPWANVRMDARSEDEKQKISWTHALRQIVINCYKFHGREDLLPAFSEEDDKSNVLIQQSTSHSSSHQSHSSSQGQSGGQSQQQQTVGVVRLNSTDSSKGNSSPAQIIAASPTALATATQVGVDRVYYQMTAQYPTTVLQTITNPDGTVSIIQVDPNTPIITLPDGTTAQVQGVATIHTNQGEVQALAEVASSTDGASVAVDLNSVTEATLGQDGQIILTGEDGHGYPVSVSGVITVPVSASMYQTMVANIQSDGTMQVVTPMVQVPKVEPGNGDTIEAVTIQGHPMTMINAAGEHQVLQVISLKDANVLTKAMQAEVKDEDSQQQQTVSSPE
- the ewg gene encoding DNA-binding protein Ewg isoform X3; this encodes MVSLPNAESGTMDRISDDDEDEPSSGSETYEEGDLLSAAMDDDVTAQLAAAGPVGVAAAAAIVSAKKRKRPHSFETNPSIRKRQQNRLLRKLRQTIDEFATRVGQQAVVLVATPGKPNSSYKVFGAKPLEDVVKNLKSVIMEELESALAQQAPPPVQDDPSLYELPPLIIDGIPTPVEKMTQAQLRAFIPLMLKYSTGRGKPGWGRDSTRPPWWPKELPWANVRMDARSEDEKQKISWTHALRQIVINCYKFHGREDLLPAFSEEDDKSNVLIQQSTSHSSSHQSHSSSQGQSGGQSQQQQTVGVVRLNSTDSSKGNSSPAQIIAASPTALATATQVGVDRVYYQMTAQYPTTVLQTITNPDGTVSIIQVDPNTPIITLPDGTTAQVQGVATIHTNQGEVQALAEVASSTDGASVAVDLNSVTEATLGQDGQIILTGEDGHGYPVSVSGVITVPVSASMYQTMVANIQSDGTMQVVTPMVQVPKVEPGNGDTIEAVTIQGHPMTMINAAGEHQVLQVISLKDANVLTKAMQAEVKDEDSQQQQTVSSPE